In Janthinobacterium sp. 67, a genomic segment contains:
- a CDS encoding ExeM/NucH family extracellular endonuclease: MHTSFSPLRTPLRLTVMAAVLASLSVPALAASDIVISQVYGGGGNTGALYRNDFIEVFNRGASPVNLGNWSVQYASAAGTSWSVTALPAIDLQPGQYLLVQQAKGAGGTQDLPAPDATGSLAMSGTAGKVLLSNSKTAQTGASPTGAAIVDLVGFGTANGFEGAVAPAPSNTLSITRANGGCGDTDDNSADFAAGSVAPRNTASPLNVCGGPVVHQIVTTCPASLALAVGNGGNAVLRASDVDGVVNAAILSSPAVAGISLANFSAAGVAGESASVNLLVAAGVPVGNYPVIVNFSNDQLQSASCKIDVAVQGLAAVSHTIPQIQGSGASSPYANSVQTTEGVVTLKVGTGFFIQDAAGDGDPSTSDGIFVYTGATATTVQPGELVRVTGTVVEYTPSGAKNSYTEFKDVTAILTQSAGHSIVPANVTLPNENLAAVEGMLVRFTQPLTVSQNAYLGARGELSLSAGRREVPTNRYPAGSAEAQALTAANANNLIVLDDGIFVVPATIPYIGQDNTVRSGDTVADLTGVVDFGAIGGGGAAYKLQPTQTPQFSRDNPRTGSPELPSGNVKVASANVLNFFTTFTNGNNVFGQTGQGCTVGTSTTKSNCRGADNLAEFVRQRDKIVAELKTIDADVVGLMEIQNNGETAVTYLVEQLNAAIGGVTYAVVPKPAATGTDAIRVAMIYKPAKLGLVGGALSDANAINNRPPMAQTFRAGNGEKFSLIVNHLKSKGSCPSSGLDADQNDSQSCWNATRVQQAQRLVGSFVPQVAAAAGDADVLVIGDLNSYGAEDPIQVITGAGFVNELERFVRPSGMPYSYVFGGQSGYLDHALASASLSPQVAGVAEWHVNADEPEVIDYNIDSAKPQDLYNALPYRASDHDPVVISLDLQPAYRDITAGVAQASSGLTYNRVTQKYTGTFSFTNTGTSVLNGPFQVVFGGLPAGVSLANATGSHAGAAYVTVNAASLAPGATASFAVSFINPSKVTINYSASIFAGNF; encoded by the coding sequence TCGATTTGCAACCAGGCCAGTATCTGCTGGTCCAGCAAGCCAAGGGCGCGGGCGGCACGCAGGACTTGCCTGCGCCAGATGCCACGGGCAGCCTGGCCATGTCCGGCACGGCAGGCAAGGTGTTGTTGAGCAATAGCAAGACGGCCCAGACGGGCGCCAGCCCCACGGGCGCCGCCATCGTCGACCTGGTCGGTTTCGGCACGGCCAACGGTTTTGAAGGCGCCGTGGCGCCCGCGCCATCGAATACCCTGTCGATTACGCGCGCGAATGGCGGCTGCGGCGACACGGACGACAATAGCGCGGACTTCGCGGCCGGCAGCGTGGCGCCACGCAATACGGCGTCGCCCTTGAATGTGTGCGGCGGTCCCGTCGTGCACCAGATCGTCACCACTTGCCCGGCCAGCCTGGCCTTGGCTGTGGGCAATGGCGGCAACGCCGTGCTGCGCGCGTCCGACGTCGATGGCGTCGTGAATGCTGCTATCTTGAGCTCGCCGGCCGTGGCCGGCATCAGCCTGGCTAATTTCAGCGCGGCCGGCGTGGCGGGCGAAAGCGCCAGCGTGAACCTGCTGGTGGCCGCCGGCGTGCCGGTGGGCAATTATCCCGTCATCGTCAATTTCAGCAACGACCAGCTGCAAAGCGCCAGCTGCAAGATCGATGTCGCCGTGCAAGGACTGGCCGCCGTCAGCCACACGATCCCGCAAATCCAGGGCAGCGGTGCCAGCAGCCCCTACGCCAATTCCGTGCAGACGACGGAAGGCGTGGTGACCCTGAAAGTGGGCACGGGCTTCTTTATCCAGGACGCGGCCGGCGATGGCGACCCGTCGACGTCGGACGGCATCTTCGTGTACACGGGCGCGACGGCCACCACCGTGCAGCCGGGCGAACTGGTGCGCGTGACGGGCACGGTGGTCGAATACACGCCATCGGGCGCGAAAAATTCCTATACGGAATTCAAGGACGTGACGGCCATCCTCACGCAAAGCGCGGGCCACAGCATCGTGCCGGCGAACGTGACCTTGCCGAACGAGAACCTGGCGGCAGTGGAAGGCATGCTCGTGCGCTTCACGCAACCGTTGACCGTGTCGCAAAACGCCTATCTGGGCGCGCGCGGCGAACTGAGTCTGTCGGCGGGGCGTCGCGAAGTCCCGACCAACCGCTACCCGGCCGGTTCCGCCGAGGCGCAAGCCTTGACCGCCGCCAATGCGAACAACCTGATCGTGCTCGATGACGGCATTTTCGTGGTGCCAGCGACGATACCGTACATCGGCCAGGACAACACCGTGCGCAGCGGCGACACGGTGGCCGATCTGACGGGCGTGGTGGACTTTGGCGCCATCGGCGGTGGCGGCGCCGCGTACAAATTGCAGCCGACGCAAACGCCGCAATTCTCGCGCGACAACCCGCGCACGGGCAGCCCGGAACTGCCGTCCGGCAACGTCAAGGTGGCCAGCGCCAACGTGCTGAATTTCTTTACGACCTTTACCAATGGAAATAACGTATTTGGCCAGACGGGGCAGGGCTGCACCGTGGGCACTTCGACCACGAAGAGCAATTGCCGCGGCGCCGACAACCTGGCCGAGTTCGTGCGCCAGCGCGACAAGATCGTCGCCGAACTCAAGACCATCGATGCGGACGTGGTGGGCTTGATGGAAATCCAGAACAATGGCGAAACAGCCGTCACGTACCTGGTCGAACAGCTGAACGCGGCCATCGGCGGCGTCACGTACGCCGTGGTGCCGAAGCCGGCCGCCACGGGCACGGACGCCATCCGCGTGGCCATGATCTACAAGCCTGCCAAGCTGGGCCTCGTGGGCGGCGCCTTGTCGGACGCCAACGCCATCAACAACCGTCCGCCGATGGCGCAAACCTTCCGTGCCGGCAATGGCGAGAAATTCTCGCTGATCGTCAATCACCTGAAGTCGAAGGGCAGCTGCCCCTCGAGCGGACTGGACGCGGACCAGAACGATAGCCAGAGCTGCTGGAACGCCACCCGCGTGCAGCAGGCCCAGCGCCTGGTGGGCAGCTTCGTGCCGCAGGTGGCGGCCGCCGCCGGCGACGCGGACGTGCTGGTCATCGGCGACTTGAATTCGTATGGCGCGGAAGACCCGATCCAGGTCATCACGGGCGCCGGCTTCGTCAATGAACTCGAGCGTTTCGTGCGGCCGTCCGGCATGCCGTATTCGTACGTGTTTGGCGGCCAGAGCGGCTACCTCGACCATGCACTGGCCAGCGCTTCGCTGAGCCCGCAAGTGGCCGGCGTGGCCGAATGGCATGTGAATGCGGACGAGCCGGAAGTGATCGACTACAACATCGACTCGGCCAAGCCGCAAGACCTGTACAACGCCTTGCCGTACCGCGCCTCGGACCACGATCCCGTCGTCATCAGCCTGGACTTGCAGCCCGCCTACCGCGACATCACGGCCGGCGTGGCGCAAGCGAGCTCGGGCCTCACGTACAACCGCGTGACGCAAAAATACACGGGCACGTTCTCGTTCACCAACACGGGCACGAGCGTCTTGAACGGCCCGTTCCAGGTGGTGTTCGGCGGCTTGCCTGCCGGCGTCAGCCTGGCCAATGCCACGGGCAGCCATGCGGGCGCCGCGTATGTCACCGTCAACGCGGCCAGCCTGGCGCCGGGCGCGACGGCCTCGTTTGCCGTCAGTTTCATCAATCCGTCGAAAGTGACGATCAATTACTCGGCCAGCATCTTCGCCGGCAACTTCTAA
- a CDS encoding NF038129 family PEP-CTERM protein: protein MLTTTLNLTLRRAVLAAVLAGSSSLALADPLGYHVEIDTSAFSGAGFLDFAFIAGNSPAPGASAVLSNFSGAFGALESVEGNVSGSLPGTLTFGNSGAYNDWFHNVTLGGKFGFNIVFGGDFLNTAGNAGTTFGVGLLDYTGMAYLGNTNGNLVQFELTPLNGGLPASIAGSTYAGIASISAVPEASEWMMLTGGLALIGFALRRRQPVTRA from the coding sequence ATGTTGACAACGACACTCAACCTCACCCTGCGTCGCGCCGTGTTGGCCGCCGTGCTGGCTGGCAGCTCCAGCCTGGCGCTGGCGGACCCGCTCGGCTACCACGTGGAGATCGACACGAGCGCCTTTTCCGGCGCCGGCTTCCTCGACTTCGCCTTTATCGCCGGTAACAGCCCCGCGCCGGGCGCCAGCGCCGTGCTCAGCAATTTCTCGGGCGCCTTTGGCGCACTGGAATCGGTGGAAGGCAACGTCAGCGGCAGCTTGCCCGGCACCTTGACCTTTGGTAATAGCGGCGCTTACAACGACTGGTTCCACAACGTGACCCTGGGCGGCAAGTTCGGGTTCAACATCGTCTTTGGCGGCGACTTCCTGAACACGGCCGGCAACGCGGGCACGACGTTTGGCGTGGGCTTGCTCGACTACACAGGCATGGCTTACCTGGGCAATACGAACGGCAACCTCGTGCAGTTCGAACTGACCCCGCTCAACGGTGGTTTGCCGGCCAGCATCGCCGGCAGCACGTATGCGGGCATCGCATCGATCTCGGCCGTGCCGGAAGCGTCGGAATGGATGATGCTGACGGGCGGCCTGGCGCTGATCGGTTTTGCCCTGCGCCGCCGCCAGCCAGTCACACGCGCATAG
- a CDS encoding winged helix-turn-helix domain-containing protein: protein MPGHILVLDPAPSMQALLAHNLEGAGYRVSCAVDARGALALLATDPPDVLLLEWELPDASGIALLRQVRQDGVLCDLPIIMISPRDSEQDKVLALESGADDYLCKPFGPREMLARVHALLRRRAPSALRAGTGTAGAAALRLDPHTLRVTAGKVPIHLGRVEFKLLHFLMDHPGRVHSRAQLLDQVWGHAAYLDERTVDAHVGRLRHALQPGGCGHRIETVRGSGYRYLAFDTADAAVYA, encoded by the coding sequence ATGCCTGGCCATATCCTGGTGCTGGACCCTGCGCCCTCCATGCAGGCGCTGCTGGCGCACAACCTTGAGGGCGCCGGCTACCGGGTCAGCTGCGCCGTTGACGCGCGCGGCGCGCTGGCGCTGCTGGCGACCGACCCGCCCGACGTGCTGCTGCTGGAATGGGAACTGCCGGATGCGTCCGGCATCGCGCTGCTGCGCCAGGTGCGCCAGGATGGCGTGCTGTGCGACTTGCCCATCATCATGATCAGCCCACGCGACAGCGAACAGGACAAGGTGCTGGCGCTGGAAAGCGGCGCCGACGATTACCTGTGCAAGCCCTTCGGCCCCCGTGAAATGCTGGCCCGCGTGCACGCGCTGCTGCGCCGTCGTGCGCCATCTGCCTTGCGCGCAGGTACAGGCACGGCCGGGGCTGCCGCCTTGCGGCTCGATCCGCACACCTTGCGCGTGACGGCGGGCAAGGTGCCCATCCACCTTGGCCGCGTTGAATTCAAGCTGCTGCATTTCCTCATGGACCATCCGGGCAGGGTGCACAGCCGCGCGCAACTGCTGGACCAGGTGTGGGGCCATGCCGCCTACCTGGACGAGCGCACGGTCGACGCCCACGTGGGACGCTTGCGCCACGCCTTGCAGCCGGGCGGTTGCGGCCACCGCATCGAAACCGTGCGGGGCAGCGGCTACCGATATCTGGCGTTTGATACCGCCGATGCGGCCGTGTACGCATGA
- a CDS encoding LuxR C-terminal-related transcriptional regulator — translation MMLLTGREQEYLLHAILGAHGIAAPGDFFLWSQGPLQTLLPHDILMCAQLDADGAVLRSEAWHSAAPDHALLRQRQGQLAHLALAWRAGGRRAGVIDGVLVHGSVGDAGGSFFALFAVTPADAARQAYVLELLLPYLHVHWLALPGSQRARVTGPAATRAASARELEVLHWVREGKSNDEVGQILGISGATVKSHLQRIYKLLGVSNRTQAVSRGIALRLLSH, via the coding sequence ATGATGCTGCTGACGGGGCGGGAGCAGGAATATCTGTTGCACGCCATCCTCGGCGCGCATGGCATCGCCGCGCCCGGCGATTTCTTCCTGTGGAGCCAGGGGCCGCTGCAAACGTTGTTGCCGCACGACATATTGATGTGCGCGCAGCTGGACGCCGACGGGGCCGTGCTGCGCAGCGAAGCCTGGCACAGTGCCGCGCCCGACCACGCGCTGCTGCGCCAGCGCCAGGGGCAGCTGGCGCACCTTGCGCTGGCCTGGCGCGCGGGCGGCCGGAGGGCGGGCGTCATCGACGGCGTGCTGGTGCATGGCAGCGTGGGCGACGCCGGCGGCAGCTTTTTTGCCCTCTTCGCCGTGACGCCTGCGGACGCGGCGCGGCAAGCGTATGTGCTGGAATTGCTGCTGCCCTATCTGCACGTGCACTGGCTGGCGCTGCCAGGCAGCCAGCGTGCGCGCGTGACGGGCCCGGCTGCCACGCGCGCGGCCAGTGCGCGCGAGCTGGAAGTGCTGCATTGGGTGCGCGAGGGGAAAAGCAATGACGAGGTGGGACAAATTCTCGGCATCAGCGGCGCCACGGTGAAAAGCCATTTGCAGCGTATCTACAAATTACTGGGTGTCAGCAACCGCACGCAAGCCGTGTCGCGCGGCATCGCGCTGCGCCTGCTCAGCCATTAG
- a CDS encoding protease inhibitor I9 family protein, with protein sequence MSTFRLCIAILAGMTGIHVLPVEAQAAEARQSYVVQLRTAPLASQADGVHGLDTNSDTARRYTARLEAQQRAVLALVPDAPVQYRYTAAFNGFAAMLTPVEVARLQASPDVARVSPGSIEHMQDGNEKSQARPRDQR encoded by the coding sequence ATGTCCACATTTCGCCTCTGCATTGCCATCCTGGCCGGCATGACCGGCATCCATGTCCTGCCTGTGGAGGCGCAGGCCGCCGAGGCGCGGCAGTCCTATGTGGTGCAATTACGCACCGCGCCGCTGGCCTCGCAAGCGGACGGCGTGCATGGGCTCGATACGAACAGCGACACGGCGCGGCGCTATACGGCCCGGCTGGAAGCGCAGCAGCGCGCCGTGCTGGCGCTGGTACCCGATGCTCCCGTGCAATATCGCTACACGGCGGCCTTCAATGGCTTTGCCGCCATGCTGACACCGGTCGAAGTGGCCCGCCTGCAGGCGAGCCCGGACGTGGCGCGGGTATCGCCCGGCAGCATCGAACACATGCAAGATGGTAATGAAAAGAGTCAGGCCCGGCCGCGGGACCAGCGCTAA
- a CDS encoding S8 family serine peptidase, whose protein sequence is MTFRPALRPISLAVLSLFASLSFQAHADDLRRPYIVQLTDKPIASYTGSVEGLDATQPAAGSRLDLASTQVQLYGDYLEQKQARVQALVAAAPVQYQYKIVLNGFSALLTDAEVRQLQASGEVASIAPDEPRALQTNYTPTFLGLDQPGGLWSQLGGKQHAGENIIIGIVDGGVWPENLSYADKVDANGAPTFDPNATLAYGPAPAAWKGSCQAGEGFTSDHCNNKLLGAQYFNAVRLTETDKIQHWSEFTSPRDSIGDPNGEGGHGTHTSSTAGGNAGVPVTVNGTPLGAISGVAPRARLSVYKVCWSYNLATQPTGAKNGCYGGDSVAAIEKAVQDGVHVINYSISGGGTVNDPVEQAFLHASNAGVFVAASAGNAGPANTVAHVSPWITTVAASTHNRANQAKVTLSNGSSYTGASLNYNPLPATALIRAQDAGLPGADAQKLALCYRAGDNGGVALLDPAKVAGKVVSCLRGTTARTDKGVAVLEAGGAGMVLVDTGVGLVSDPHVLPAVHVSAADGALINAQAQTGAATAAISRFVTNGNGPAAPVVADFSSRGPNLYDANLLKPDVTAPGVDILAGGTPALSRAQRDAVQDGSLVPAQAYIFLQGTSMASPHVAGLAALLRQQHPDWSPAAIKSALMTTGSATLPDIQAGDARGILPWGQGAGHVTPNKATDPGLVYDASLADYKKYMCGVGMTAECAGGTLAGYNLNMPSITIGNVLGTQTVTRHVTNVGSSSATYTASASLSGYSVTVTPATLALAPGETKSFTVTLARTTAPDNAWQYGALVWSDGVHTVRSPVTARSGRAVQSPALLQADKVSGLRSLTLSTGFAGKVGAATGGLKEVARSEQTVNQAAPGSVETLAQMADACKAGGSGVRAVNVSIPASTVVARFEIFDRDTTEGAGNDLDMLLLNSAGATVATSATAGSNEAITVTTPAAGNYKVCVIGYELANGVSTGFGLSSAVVTTADKGGNLKATLPTKVYVGGSATAGVSWSGLETGKRYLGGVVFLDGNNAAASTTVLSVETNNPLPLAVPSQRNVRADAKL, encoded by the coding sequence ATGACATTCCGTCCCGCCTTGCGTCCCATTTCGCTCGCCGTGCTGAGCCTGTTTGCCAGCCTCAGCTTCCAGGCCCACGCCGACGACCTGCGCCGCCCCTACATCGTGCAGCTGACCGACAAACCGATCGCCTCCTACACTGGCTCGGTGGAAGGCCTCGATGCCACCCAGCCTGCCGCCGGCAGCCGCCTCGACCTGGCCAGCACGCAAGTGCAGCTGTACGGCGACTACCTTGAGCAGAAACAGGCGCGGGTACAGGCGCTCGTCGCCGCCGCGCCCGTGCAATACCAGTACAAGATCGTCCTCAACGGTTTTTCCGCCCTGCTGACCGACGCCGAAGTGCGCCAGCTGCAGGCGAGCGGCGAAGTGGCCAGCATCGCGCCCGACGAGCCGCGCGCCCTGCAAACGAACTACACGCCCACCTTCCTGGGCCTGGACCAGCCGGGCGGCCTGTGGAGCCAGCTGGGCGGCAAGCAGCATGCGGGCGAGAACATCATCATCGGCATCGTCGATGGCGGCGTGTGGCCGGAAAACCTGTCGTATGCGGACAAGGTCGACGCCAACGGCGCCCCAACCTTCGACCCGAACGCCACCCTGGCCTACGGCCCCGCGCCGGCCGCCTGGAAAGGCAGCTGCCAGGCAGGCGAAGGCTTTACGTCCGACCACTGCAACAACAAGCTGCTGGGCGCGCAATACTTCAACGCCGTGCGCCTGACCGAGACGGACAAGATCCAGCACTGGAGCGAATTCACCTCGCCGCGCGACTCCATCGGCGACCCGAACGGCGAAGGCGGCCACGGCACGCACACCTCGTCCACCGCGGGCGGCAACGCGGGCGTGCCCGTGACCGTCAACGGCACGCCGCTGGGCGCCATTTCCGGCGTGGCGCCGCGCGCCCGCCTGTCCGTCTACAAGGTGTGCTGGTCGTACAACCTGGCCACCCAGCCGACCGGTGCGAAGAACGGCTGCTACGGTGGCGACAGCGTGGCGGCGATCGAAAAAGCCGTGCAGGATGGCGTGCACGTGATCAACTACTCGATCAGCGGCGGCGGCACCGTCAATGACCCGGTCGAGCAAGCCTTCCTGCATGCGTCGAATGCGGGCGTCTTCGTTGCCGCGTCCGCCGGCAATGCGGGACCGGCGAACACGGTAGCCCACGTCAGCCCGTGGATCACGACGGTGGCCGCCTCGACGCATAACCGCGCCAACCAGGCCAAGGTGACTTTGAGCAATGGCTCCAGCTACACGGGCGCTTCGCTCAACTACAACCCGCTGCCTGCCACCGCCCTGATCCGCGCGCAAGACGCGGGCCTGCCCGGCGCCGATGCGCAAAAACTGGCCCTGTGCTATCGCGCCGGCGACAACGGCGGCGTGGCCCTGCTGGACCCGGCCAAGGTCGCCGGCAAGGTCGTCAGCTGCCTGCGCGGCACCACGGCGCGTACCGACAAGGGCGTCGCCGTGCTCGAAGCGGGCGGCGCCGGCATGGTGCTGGTCGACACGGGCGTGGGCCTGGTGTCCGACCCGCACGTGCTGCCGGCCGTGCACGTGAGCGCCGCCGATGGCGCGCTGATCAACGCCCAGGCGCAAACGGGCGCGGCCACGGCCGCCATCTCGCGCTTCGTCACCAACGGCAACGGCCCCGCCGCCCCCGTGGTGGCCGACTTCTCGTCGCGCGGCCCGAACCTGTACGACGCCAACCTGCTCAAGCCGGACGTCACCGCGCCGGGCGTGGACATCCTGGCCGGCGGCACGCCTGCCCTGTCGCGCGCCCAGCGCGACGCCGTGCAGGATGGCAGCCTGGTACCGGCGCAAGCCTACATCTTCCTGCAAGGCACCTCGATGGCCAGCCCGCACGTGGCCGGCCTGGCCGCCCTGCTGCGCCAGCAGCATCCGGACTGGAGCCCGGCCGCCATCAAGTCGGCCCTGATGACGACCGGCAGCGCCACCTTGCCCGACATCCAGGCCGGCGACGCGCGCGGCATCCTGCCATGGGGCCAGGGCGCGGGCCACGTGACGCCAAACAAGGCGACCGATCCGGGCCTCGTGTATGACGCCAGCCTGGCCGACTACAAGAAATACATGTGCGGCGTCGGCATGACGGCCGAATGCGCGGGCGGCACCCTGGCCGGCTACAATCTGAACATGCCGTCCATCACCATCGGCAACGTGCTGGGCACGCAAACGGTGACGCGCCACGTCACCAACGTGGGCAGCAGCAGCGCCACCTACACGGCCAGCGCCTCGCTCAGCGGCTACAGCGTGACGGTAACGCCTGCCACCCTGGCACTGGCGCCCGGCGAAACCAAGTCCTTCACCGTGACCCTGGCGCGCACGACGGCGCCGGACAATGCCTGGCAGTATGGCGCCCTCGTGTGGAGCGACGGCGTGCACACGGTGCGCAGCCCCGTCACGGCCCGCTCGGGCCGCGCGGTGCAGTCGCCCGCATTGCTGCAAGCCGACAAGGTCAGCGGCCTGCGTTCGCTGACCCTGTCCACCGGCTTTGCCGGCAAGGTCGGCGCGGCGACGGGCGGCCTGAAGGAAGTGGCGCGCAGCGAGCAAACCGTCAACCAGGCCGCGCCGGGCAGCGTGGAAACGCTGGCGCAGATGGCCGACGCGTGCAAGGCGGGCGGCAGCGGCGTGCGCGCAGTCAATGTCAGCATTCCCGCCAGCACCGTCGTGGCGCGCTTCGAAATCTTCGACCGCGACACCACGGAAGGCGCCGGCAATGACCTCGACATGCTGCTGCTCAACAGCGCCGGCGCAACGGTCGCCACCTCGGCCACGGCCGGCTCGAACGAGGCCATCACCGTCACCACCCCGGCGGCAGGCAACTACAAGGTGTGCGTGATCGGCTACGAACTGGCAAATGGCGTCTCGACCGGCTTCGGCCTGTCGTCGGCCGTCGTCACGACAGCCGACAAGGGCGGCAACCTGAAAGCCACCCTGCCAACCAAGGTATATGTGGGCGGCAGCGCCACGGCCGGCGTCAGCTGGTCGGGGCTGGAAACGGGCAAACGCTACCTGGGCGGCGTGGTCTTCCTTGATGGCAACAACGCGGCGGCATCCACCACCGTGCTGTCGGTGGAGACCAACAACCCCTTGCCGCTGGCCGTCCCCAGCCAGCGTAACGTGAGGGCGGACGCCAAGCTGTAA
- a CDS encoding NF038120 family PEP-CTERM protein has protein sequence MTRIVHSKATAAASPFSAKQWTGAAILALSAAWAPAAIADVINFDNVDSQFVGHGDSLEFGKFLLTGASNAAGANYGDLVGAVFDGTDRAACGMACPTNNTSNYYASLNDGIVYLDPLKTGGSVSLQGFDASFIGYAQGVTYPAVAGLLRVQGFYANGSSIYETYQLGGPVGGNFLFQHYNTSASFGSQQFASLAFFGFTCNTAGSCNAFSTNKGQFALDNIVASVPEPSTYAMMLLGLAGIGFAARRRQQA, from the coding sequence ATGACTCGTATTGTGCATTCGAAGGCAACTGCCGCAGCAAGTCCTTTCTCGGCCAAGCAGTGGACCGGCGCCGCCATCCTGGCCCTGTCCGCCGCCTGGGCCCCCGCCGCCATCGCGGACGTGATCAACTTTGACAACGTCGACAGCCAGTTCGTCGGCCATGGCGACTCCCTGGAATTTGGCAAATTCCTGCTGACGGGTGCTTCGAATGCCGCCGGTGCCAATTATGGCGACCTGGTCGGCGCCGTGTTCGATGGCACGGATCGGGCCGCCTGCGGCATGGCGTGCCCGACCAACAATACGAGCAATTACTATGCATCGCTGAACGACGGCATCGTCTACCTCGATCCGCTGAAGACGGGCGGCAGCGTCAGCCTGCAGGGCTTCGACGCCAGCTTCATCGGCTACGCCCAGGGCGTCACCTATCCGGCCGTGGCCGGCCTGCTGCGCGTGCAAGGCTTCTACGCCAACGGTTCTTCCATCTATGAAACCTATCAGCTGGGCGGCCCCGTCGGCGGCAACTTCCTGTTCCAGCACTACAACACCAGCGCCAGCTTCGGCAGCCAGCAATTCGCCTCGCTGGCCTTCTTCGGCTTCACTTGCAACACGGCCGGCAGTTGCAATGCCTTCAGCACCAACAAGGGCCAGTTTGCGCTCGACAATATCGTCGCCTCGGTACCGGAGCCATCGACCTACGCGATGATGCTGCTGGGCCTGGCAGGCATCGGTTTCGCGGCGCGCCGTCGCCAGCAAGCCTGA
- the gspG gene encoding type II secretion system major pseudopilin GspG has product MHAAHRQNLAATRHARGFTLLELLVVIVIIGLLAAYVGPKYFAQLGKSEVTVAKAQIEAFEKSLDTYRLDVGRYPTTEEGLAALLVAPPAAGTRWNGPYLKKAVPLDPWGHAYQYRAPGSKGEYDIVSMGKDGQPGGSGENADISSQ; this is encoded by the coding sequence ATGCATGCAGCACACAGGCAGAACCTTGCGGCAACGCGCCATGCGCGCGGCTTTACCTTGCTCGAATTGCTGGTCGTGATCGTGATCATCGGCTTGCTGGCGGCGTATGTCGGCCCCAAGTATTTCGCCCAGTTGGGCAAGTCGGAAGTGACGGTGGCCAAGGCGCAGATCGAGGCGTTTGAAAAATCGCTCGACACCTACCGCCTCGACGTGGGGCGCTATCCGACCACGGAAGAGGGTTTGGCCGCGCTGCTGGTGGCGCCGCCCGCCGCCGGCACGCGCTGGAATGGCCCCTACCTGAAAAAAGCCGTGCCGCTCGACCCGTGGGGTCATGCCTATCAATACCGCGCACCCGGCAGCAAGGGCGAGTACGACATCGTCTCGATGGGCAAGGATGGCCAGCCGGGCGGCAGCGGCGAGAATGCCGACATCAGCTCGCAATAG
- a CDS encoding type II secretion system F family protein: MQFEVRALSTDQAVATLQTCVIDGRDEADARRQAEARGLFVSAIRPVRATPFSAAGRQRARALPLLLFSQELLALLQAGLGIVEALEALLEKEASPATRSVLTRLLEGLREGKRFSAVLGEQSELFPPLYIGIVKAAEGTSDLPRALSRYIDYQQRIDAVRSKIVSAAIYPAILLAVGGGVSAFLISYVVPRFAEVYQGAGRNLPWMSQVMLSWGQFVTEHGVLLLLGLALVGSIVLTAVRRVLRNGGVARLLAKLPGIGERVRIYELSRLYLTLGMLAEGGITIVQAIATVQAMVSPGMQASLQRARGAIEAGQPLSSAFEQHQLTTPISLRMLRVGERTGDMGPMLTQSAAFYDGEISRWIDRFTRTFEPLLMAAIGLVVGAIVILLYMPIFDLAGDIS, translated from the coding sequence ATGCAGTTCGAAGTACGCGCGCTTTCCACGGACCAGGCCGTAGCTACCTTGCAGACGTGCGTGATCGACGGGCGCGACGAGGCCGACGCGCGCCGCCAGGCCGAGGCGCGCGGCCTGTTCGTCAGCGCCATCCGCCCCGTGCGGGCCACGCCGTTCAGCGCGGCCGGGCGCCAGCGGGCGCGGGCGCTGCCCCTGCTGCTGTTCAGCCAGGAATTGCTGGCGCTGCTGCAGGCGGGCCTGGGCATCGTCGAAGCGCTGGAAGCCTTGCTGGAAAAGGAAGCCTCGCCGGCCACGCGCAGCGTGCTCACGCGCCTGCTGGAAGGCTTACGCGAAGGCAAGCGCTTTTCCGCCGTGCTGGGCGAGCAATCTGAACTGTTTCCTCCCTTGTACATCGGCATCGTCAAGGCGGCCGAGGGCACGAGCGACTTGCCGCGCGCGCTGTCGCGTTACATCGATTACCAGCAGCGCATCGATGCGGTGCGGTCCAAGATCGTCAGCGCCGCCATCTATCCCGCCATCCTGCTGGCCGTGGGCGGCGGCGTCAGCGCCTTCCTGATCAGCTATGTGGTGCCCCGTTTCGCCGAGGTATACCAGGGCGCCGGGCGCAACCTGCCGTGGATGTCGCAAGTGATGCTCAGCTGGGGCCAGTTCGTCACCGAACACGGCGTGCTGTTGCTGCTGGGCCTGGCGCTGGTCGGCAGCATCGTGTTGACTGCCGTGCGGCGCGTGCTGCGCAATGGCGGCGTGGCGCGCCTGCTGGCGAAACTGCCCGGCATCGGCGAGCGCGTGCGCATCTATGAATTGTCGCGCCTGTACCTGACCCTGGGCATGCTGGCCGAGGGCGGCATCACCATCGTGCAGGCGATCGCCACCGTGCAGGCCATGGTCTCGCCGGGCATGCAGGCGTCCTTGCAGCGGGCGCGCGGCGCCATCGAGGCGGGCCAGCCCCTGTCGTCGGCGTTCGAGCAGCACCAATTGACGACGCCCATTTCCCTGCGCATGCTGCGCGTGGGCGAGCGCACGGGCGACATGGGGCCCATGCTGACGCAGTCGGCCGCTTTTTACGACGGCGAAATCAGCCGCTGGATCGACCGTTTTACGCGCACCTTCGAACCCTTGCTGATGGCCGCCATCGGCCTCGTCGTGGGCGCCATCGTGATCCTGCTGTACATGCCCATCTTTGACCTTGCCGGCGATATTTCATGA